In the Variovorax sp. S12S4 genome, one interval contains:
- a CDS encoding alpha/beta fold hydrolase, whose amino-acid sequence MTTQCINGLAVEIDGEGEALLCIHGLGGSSNTWTPLLAALSGFKVIRPDLPGSARSALLQQPLSIERYVAALDGLLGSLKIESVHVMAYSLGTIVAQHLTVSHPDKVKSLALFGPLVAPPEAARPNITARAALARSGAAAMQEIADAIVKGATSKETKDQQPAVLALVRESVMRQSPEGYAQSCEALASAQSAAIEQIEVPALLVTGDQDGVAPPVNVSAMASRIPGSRHVVFDNCGHWTTFEKPQRCMQELEQFYASLKLTS is encoded by the coding sequence ATGACGACTCAATGCATCAATGGACTGGCCGTGGAAATCGACGGCGAAGGCGAGGCACTGCTGTGCATCCACGGGCTCGGTGGATCCTCGAACACCTGGACGCCGTTGCTGGCGGCGCTGTCAGGGTTCAAAGTCATCCGACCCGACTTGCCTGGCAGCGCACGGTCGGCACTCCTGCAGCAACCACTTTCCATCGAGCGTTACGTTGCGGCGCTGGACGGACTGCTGGGGAGCCTCAAGATCGAATCTGTGCACGTCATGGCGTACTCTCTCGGCACCATCGTCGCGCAGCATTTGACGGTGAGCCACCCGGACAAGGTCAAGTCGCTCGCGCTATTCGGCCCCCTGGTCGCGCCGCCGGAAGCTGCGCGGCCGAACATCACCGCCCGGGCTGCATTGGCGCGCAGCGGTGCAGCGGCGATGCAAGAGATAGCCGATGCAATAGTCAAGGGCGCGACCAGCAAGGAGACGAAGGACCAGCAACCTGCAGTCCTTGCGCTGGTCCGAGAGAGCGTGATGCGGCAGTCGCCCGAGGGCTATGCGCAAAGCTGCGAAGCCTTAGCCAGTGCGCAGTCTGCAGCCATCGAGCAGATTGAAGTACCGGCGCTGCTCGTCACCGGTGACCAAGACGGCGTAGCGCCGCCGGTCAATGTGTCGGCGATGGCCTCTCGCATCCCTGGATCCCGCCATGTTGTGTTCGACAACTGTGGCCACTGGACGACCTTCGAAAAGCCGCAACGCTGCATGCAGGAACTCGAACAGTTTTATGCATCGCTGAAGCTGACTTCTTAA
- a CDS encoding metal-dependent hydrolase family protein: protein MTRIAFTNVRIFDGTGEDTYLGDVLVEGKRIVEVTRAPKRVSTDDARVIEGRGRFLMPGMTEAHTHFSWNDQPSLAAIQFMPPEEHMLWCVRVAKRYLDMGWTSAVGAAAAKPRLDVVLRNAIVAGEFPGPRYLAGSQEITTIGALGDNTLPHMNFEELSFGSVCSGPEEIRRSARTFIKYGVDHLKINLSGEYIAGLPAEMSPFAEEEIAMLAQEAKRFGKRMAAHARSSESVKQCVRHGIEMVYHASFADEEALDMLEAAKDKHFVAPGIGWLIRTTYNAAEYGITDAVATQMGYKRELEIASQSLRKMHQRGIRILPGGDYGFAWMPHGTNANDLQYFVDYIGMTPKEALLAATKLGGQIMMRPDELGQLKAGYLADIVLVDGDPLQNLALMTDPAKIQLVMKDGVIHKDCATPVPAEAALHLEGANSPLQEEGVREAIAEMH from the coding sequence ATGACACGCATCGCATTCACCAATGTGCGCATCTTCGACGGCACGGGCGAAGACACCTATCTGGGCGACGTCCTCGTCGAGGGCAAGCGCATCGTCGAGGTGACTCGCGCACCCAAACGCGTGAGTACCGATGACGCGCGCGTCATCGAAGGTAGAGGCCGCTTCCTGATGCCCGGCATGACCGAGGCGCACACACATTTCTCGTGGAACGATCAGCCGTCACTGGCAGCGATCCAGTTCATGCCGCCTGAGGAGCACATGCTGTGGTGCGTGCGCGTGGCCAAACGCTATCTCGACATGGGTTGGACGTCGGCAGTCGGCGCAGCCGCTGCCAAGCCGCGGCTCGACGTGGTGCTGCGCAACGCAATTGTTGCGGGCGAGTTCCCGGGTCCGCGCTACCTCGCAGGGAGCCAGGAGATCACGACGATCGGCGCGCTCGGTGACAACACCTTGCCGCACATGAATTTTGAGGAACTGAGCTTCGGAAGTGTGTGCAGCGGGCCTGAAGAGATCCGTAGGTCCGCCCGCACCTTCATCAAGTACGGCGTCGATCACCTGAAGATCAACCTGTCGGGCGAATACATCGCGGGCTTGCCGGCCGAGATGTCGCCGTTTGCTGAAGAAGAGATCGCGATGCTCGCGCAGGAAGCCAAGCGCTTCGGCAAACGCATGGCGGCCCATGCGCGCTCAAGCGAATCAGTTAAGCAGTGCGTTCGGCACGGCATCGAGATGGTCTACCACGCGAGCTTCGCGGATGAAGAAGCGCTCGACATGTTGGAGGCCGCGAAGGACAAACACTTCGTCGCGCCAGGCATCGGCTGGCTCATTCGTACTACGTACAACGCGGCGGAGTACGGCATCACCGATGCCGTCGCGACGCAGATGGGCTACAAGCGCGAGTTGGAGATTGCATCTCAGTCGCTACGCAAGATGCACCAACGCGGAATTCGCATCCTGCCAGGGGGCGACTACGGCTTTGCCTGGATGCCGCACGGCACCAATGCCAACGACCTGCAGTACTTCGTCGATTACATCGGGATGACGCCGAAGGAAGCCTTGCTCGCAGCAACGAAGCTGGGTGGCCAGATCATGATGCGCCCTGACGAACTGGGCCAACTGAAGGCCGGCTATTTGGCCGACATCGTGCTTGTTGACGGCGACCCGCTTCAGAACCTCGCCCTGATGACCGATCCGGCCAAGATCCAGCTCGTGATGAAGGATGGCGTGATCCACAAGGACTGCGCAACTCCCGTTCCGGCTGAGGCGGCATTGCACCTCGAGGGGGCCAACTCCCCTCTGCAGGAAGAAGGCGTGCGAGAGGCAATCGCGGAGATGCACTGA
- a CDS encoding branched-chain amino acid ABC transporter permease, giving the protein MKLYLLVAMNGLTVAALYFLVASGFSLIFGLLRSVNMAHGALYLLGGYVGYEIAAVSGSWVAGLIGASIAAAIVGAVLHQFLLRSLEGDELRQALVTIGFGVVISDLLLARYGGATVLFEPPEAIFGSTALPLVGAYPTIRLFVMGFACAVGGALWWIIHHTRLGMLIRAGVDDQRIVSAMGFNIGRTMLLVFALGAALAGAAGVVGGSALSIAPGEDARALLSSLVVVIVGGMGSLVGAAVGELLIGMAEQFGLALFPNYAMLLTFLLMVGVLAVRPAGLFGRSA; this is encoded by the coding sequence TTGAAGCTCTATCTGCTCGTCGCCATGAACGGCTTGACCGTGGCGGCCCTCTACTTCCTCGTAGCAAGCGGCTTCTCGCTGATTTTCGGATTGCTGCGATCGGTCAACATGGCCCACGGTGCGCTTTACCTGCTCGGTGGCTATGTCGGCTACGAGATCGCCGCAGTCAGCGGCTCTTGGGTCGCCGGCTTGATTGGTGCATCGATCGCCGCGGCAATCGTCGGAGCGGTGCTTCATCAGTTTCTGCTCCGCTCCCTGGAAGGCGACGAGCTACGCCAGGCACTGGTAACCATTGGGTTTGGAGTGGTGATCAGCGACCTGCTTCTGGCCCGCTATGGGGGCGCCACGGTTTTGTTCGAACCACCTGAAGCCATCTTCGGTAGCACGGCCCTACCGCTCGTGGGGGCCTACCCCACCATTCGACTCTTCGTGATGGGCTTTGCATGCGCCGTCGGCGGAGCACTCTGGTGGATCATTCACCATACACGCCTCGGCATGCTGATACGCGCGGGAGTCGACGATCAGCGGATCGTGTCGGCGATGGGATTCAACATTGGACGAACGATGTTGCTGGTATTCGCGCTCGGAGCAGCTCTCGCCGGCGCTGCTGGTGTGGTGGGAGGCAGCGCGCTGTCGATCGCTCCAGGTGAGGATGCCCGTGCGCTCTTGTCGTCGCTCGTGGTGGTGATCGTGGGCGGCATGGGCAGCCTGGTGGGAGCTGCCGTAGGGGAACTTCTTATCGGGATGGCGGAGCAGTTCGGACTGGCGCTGTTTCCGAACTACGCGATGCTGCTCACTTTCCTGCTCATGGTTGGGGTCCTTGCGGTTCGGCCGGCAGGACTGTTCGGGAGAAGCGCATGA